One part of the Tenacibaculum sp. 190130A14a genome encodes these proteins:
- a CDS encoding Mrp/NBP35 family ATP-binding protein yields the protein MSFKKQDIYKALETITAPGEGKSLVENNNVTNVVGFGNEVIVDVTISNPTLQAKKKVESEIIKAIHKHVGESLDVKVNLKVEVQQKENPNQIRGKEIPNIQNIIAIASGKGGVGKSTITANLAVSLAKMGFKVGVLDADVYGPSQHIMFDVEREKPLAVKVEGRSKMKPIESYGVKLLSLGFFTNPDQAVIWRGPMASKALNQLIFDADWGELDFLLIDLPPGTGDVHLSIVQALPINGAVVVSTPQNIALADAKKGVAMFQQESINVPVLGIIENMAYFTPEELPNNKYYIFGKDGAKNLAADIDTKFLGEIPLVQSIREAGDVGHPVALQNDTPLETAFSNVTKEMVSQLLKRNANLPPTEVVRITTMSGCSTK from the coding sequence ATGAGTTTTAAAAAACAAGATATATATAAAGCGTTAGAAACAATTACTGCACCTGGTGAAGGTAAAAGTTTAGTAGAAAACAACAATGTAACAAACGTTGTTGGTTTTGGTAACGAGGTAATTGTAGATGTAACAATTTCAAATCCAACTTTACAAGCTAAGAAGAAGGTAGAGTCGGAGATTATAAAAGCAATTCATAAGCATGTAGGTGAAAGTTTAGATGTAAAAGTGAATTTAAAGGTTGAGGTTCAGCAAAAAGAGAACCCAAACCAGATTAGAGGAAAAGAAATTCCTAATATTCAAAATATCATTGCTATTGCTTCTGGAAAAGGAGGAGTAGGTAAATCTACGATTACTGCAAATCTTGCAGTTTCTTTAGCGAAAATGGGATTCAAAGTAGGTGTTTTAGACGCAGATGTTTATGGACCTTCTCAGCACATTATGTTTGATGTTGAACGTGAGAAACCTTTAGCGGTAAAAGTGGAAGGACGTTCTAAGATGAAGCCTATTGAAAGTTATGGTGTTAAATTATTATCACTGGGTTTTTTTACAAATCCAGATCAAGCTGTTATTTGGAGAGGGCCAATGGCTTCTAAGGCCTTAAATCAGTTAATTTTTGATGCTGATTGGGGAGAATTAGACTTCTTACTAATTGATTTACCTCCAGGAACAGGAGATGTACATTTATCAATTGTACAAGCATTACCAATTAACGGAGCAGTAGTAGTAAGTACACCGCAAAACATTGCCTTGGCAGATGCTAAGAAAGGGGTTGCTATGTTTCAACAAGAATCAATTAATGTACCTGTGTTAGGTATTATTGAAAACATGGCGTATTTTACACCAGAAGAGTTACCAAATAATAAATATTATATCTTTGGAAAAGATGGTGCTAAGAATTTAGCAGCAGATATTGATACTAAATTTTTGGGAGAGATACCATTGGTACAAAGTATTCGTGAAGCGGGTGATGTTGGTCATCCTGTTGCTTTACAAAATGATACACCTTTAGAGACTGCATTTTCAAATGTAACTAAAGAAATGGTTTCTCAATTATTAAAACGAAATGCAAATTTACCTCCAACTGAAGTAGTAAGAATTACTACAATGAGTGGATGTAGTACAAAGTAA
- a CDS encoding alpha/beta hydrolase codes for MQDFIEFKNNKVYYSSEGKGNVVLLLHGFLENSSMWKELSEELVKKHRVICVDLLGHGKTGCIGYVHTMEEMADAVNEVLKSLQIGKATIIGHSMGGYVGLAFAEKYIEKVTGICLLNSTSQADSEERKELRLRACRMAQTNYEALVKMSITNLFAETSRITFAKEIEVIKKDALKTPVQGYIAATKGMRERKNRETVLKKIEKRLIISGEKDPILHKEFLVLEATRTKTPITFLPLGHMSYIESNKDLTSKIKEFLN; via the coding sequence ATGCAAGATTTTATAGAGTTTAAAAACAATAAAGTTTATTATTCTTCTGAAGGAAAAGGAAATGTAGTATTGTTACTTCATGGATTTTTAGAAAATTCATCAATGTGGAAGGAGCTTTCGGAAGAATTAGTGAAAAAGCATAGAGTGATTTGTGTTGACTTATTAGGTCACGGAAAAACTGGGTGTATAGGATATGTACATACTATGGAAGAAATGGCTGATGCAGTTAATGAAGTGTTGAAATCGTTACAAATTGGAAAAGCAACTATTATAGGGCATTCAATGGGAGGTTATGTAGGATTGGCTTTTGCAGAAAAATATATAGAGAAAGTAACCGGTATATGTTTACTCAATTCAACATCTCAAGCTGATTCAGAAGAACGAAAAGAATTACGATTAAGAGCTTGTAGAATGGCACAAACCAATTACGAAGCTTTGGTAAAGATGTCTATTACTAACTTGTTTGCAGAAACTTCACGTATAACATTTGCTAAAGAAATTGAAGTAATTAAAAAAGATGCCCTCAAAACGCCAGTGCAAGGATATATTGCTGCTACAAAAGGAATGAGAGAAAGAAAAAATAGAGAAACTGTTTTGAAAAAAATAGAGAAAAGACTAATTATTTCTGGAGAAAAGGATCCTATTTTACATAAAGAGTTTTTGGTATTGGAAGCAACAAGAACAAAAACACCTATTACTTTTTTACCCTTAGGCCATATGAGTTATATAGAATCTAACAAAGATTTAACAAGTAAGATTAAAGAATTTCTAAATTAG
- a CDS encoding MGMT family protein produces MEQKKSSDNFFEKVYDVARLIPYGRVTSYGTIAKYLGAARSARMVGWAMNNSSGKDIPAHRVVNRVGLLTGKHHFDGTNLMQQLLESEGVEVVDNKIQNFKEIFWDPAIEL; encoded by the coding sequence ATGGAACAAAAGAAATCCTCAGATAATTTTTTTGAAAAAGTTTATGATGTAGCCCGCTTAATTCCTTATGGAAGAGTTACTAGCTATGGTACAATCGCTAAATATTTAGGCGCCGCACGATCAGCAAGAATGGTTGGTTGGGCAATGAACAATTCTTCAGGAAAAGATATTCCAGCTCATCGAGTAGTCAATAGAGTGGGGTTACTAACAGGAAAGCATCATTTTGATGGAACGAATTTAATGCAACAATTATTAGAAAGTGAAGGCGTTGAGGTTGTTGATAATAAAATTCAAAACTTTAAAGAGATTTTTTGGGATCCAGCTATTGAATTATAG
- the brnQ gene encoding branched-chain amino acid transport system II carrier protein, giving the protein MKFSKEVLVTGFALFSMFFGAGNLILPPFLGKNAADSWFLVTLGFFITAVVIPILGILAHAKLQGTMYDFGKKVSPNFSLLYCLIVYAISIALPAPRTASVTHEMAIQPYFSISSLITSSIYFVIVFIFVMNRSKILNLIGKFLTPLIILILLSIIFIGVFAAPETMNATGFKIPFVDGLLEGYQTFDAIGAVVVGGVLVISMNFKKDVSFEIKKDHIIKAGIIAGLGLLIIYAGLIYNGALFSSTFSQDANRTQVLTSLSTQTLGNIGTAFLSILVALACFTTAVGIITGTADYFKGLFGNSQKVYSITAVIGCILGIVIGQLDVHDIIVIALPALMFIYPITIVLILLNVISEKFATPIVFKMVVLVTFIFSIPDFLQFIINKEYLTGVINTIPLAQHHLGWVLPAIITFIITNLIKNKELV; this is encoded by the coding sequence ATGAAATTCTCTAAAGAAGTTTTAGTTACAGGCTTTGCATTGTTCTCTATGTTCTTTGGTGCAGGAAATTTAATTCTGCCTCCATTTTTAGGAAAAAATGCTGCTGATAGTTGGTTTTTAGTAACCCTAGGTTTTTTTATTACTGCTGTAGTTATACCTATTCTAGGAATTTTAGCACACGCTAAATTACAAGGAACTATGTATGATTTCGGAAAAAAGGTTTCTCCAAACTTTAGCTTATTATACTGTTTAATTGTATACGCTATCTCTATCGCATTACCCGCTCCTAGAACAGCTTCTGTAACTCATGAAATGGCTATTCAACCCTATTTCTCCATCTCCTCTTTAATTACCAGTTCTATTTACTTTGTGATAGTATTCATTTTTGTAATGAATCGATCTAAAATATTAAATCTAATAGGAAAGTTTTTAACTCCTTTGATTATACTTATTTTACTAAGCATCATTTTTATTGGTGTTTTTGCAGCTCCAGAAACTATGAATGCAACTGGATTTAAAATCCCATTTGTAGATGGCCTTTTAGAAGGGTACCAGACCTTTGATGCTATTGGAGCAGTGGTAGTCGGTGGGGTATTAGTAATTTCTATGAATTTTAAGAAAGATGTTTCTTTTGAAATAAAAAAAGATCATATAATAAAAGCCGGTATCATTGCTGGTTTAGGTTTACTAATTATTTACGCAGGATTGATTTATAATGGGGCTCTATTTAGCTCTACTTTTTCACAAGATGCTAATAGAACACAAGTGTTAACCAGTTTGAGTACACAAACACTTGGTAACATTGGAACTGCATTTTTAAGTATATTAGTTGCTCTAGCTTGTTTTACAACCGCAGTGGGAATTATTACAGGTACAGCAGATTACTTCAAAGGTTTGTTTGGCAACTCTCAAAAAGTATATTCAATTACCGCTGTTATTGGCTGCATTTTAGGAATTGTTATAGGACAACTCGATGTACATGATATAATAGTTATAGCCTTACCTGCATTGATGTTTATTTATCCAATAACTATTGTTCTTATTCTGTTAAATGTGATTTCTGAAAAGTTCGCTACCCCAATAGTATTTAAAATGGTAGTGCTTGTAACCTTTATATTTAGTATTCCAGATTTTCTACAATTTATAATTAATAAGGAGTATTTAACTGGAGTTATAAATACCATTCCTTTAGCTCAACATCACTTAGGATGGGTACTTCCAGCAATTATTACTTTTATTATAACTAATCTAATAAAAAACAAAGAGCTTGTATAA
- the trmB gene encoding tRNA (guanosine(46)-N7)-methyltransferase TrmB — protein sequence MGSKNKLKRFKENETFANVIQPTREEVTTNFKYKGKWNTFFKNDNPIVVELGCGKGEYTIALAEKNPNKNFIGIDIKGARFWRGAKTAIENDMNNVGFIRTQIELVDLIFAENEVDEIWITFPDPQIKYKRTKHRMTNSEFLKKYHTVLKEDGCINLKTDSEFMHGYTLGLLHGEGHEILHANHDVYKNVYSPEEVTGTQTFYEKQYLEQGKPITYVKFRVKY from the coding sequence TTGGGAAGTAAAAACAAATTGAAGCGTTTCAAAGAAAATGAAACGTTTGCGAATGTTATTCAACCAACTCGAGAAGAAGTAACTACAAACTTTAAATATAAAGGAAAGTGGAATACTTTTTTTAAGAATGATAACCCTATTGTAGTAGAATTAGGTTGTGGTAAGGGAGAATATACAATAGCACTTGCAGAGAAAAATCCAAACAAGAACTTTATTGGAATTGATATTAAAGGTGCTCGTTTTTGGCGCGGAGCTAAAACTGCGATTGAAAATGACATGAATAATGTTGGTTTTATCAGAACTCAAATTGAATTAGTGGATTTGATTTTTGCTGAAAATGAAGTAGATGAAATTTGGATTACTTTCCCAGACCCTCAAATAAAGTACAAAAGAACGAAGCATAGAATGACTAATTCTGAGTTCTTGAAAAAGTACCATACCGTTTTAAAAGAAGATGGATGTATAAACTTAAAAACAGATAGTGAGTTTATGCATGGGTATACTTTAGGTTTATTACATGGTGAAGGACATGAGATATTACATGCAAATCATGATGTATATAAAAATGTATACAGTCCAGAAGAGGTTACTGGTACACAAACTTTCTACGAAAAACAATATTTAGAGCAAGGAAAGCCGATAACTTACGTCAAATTTAGAGTGAAGTATTAA
- a CDS encoding sterol desaturase family protein, translated as MELINQINTFAYPIAIPFFIILINIEVYLGYKDKKQTHEKKDSYTSIATGLVFFGINLLTKSIKLLIFFWVYNNFRFFTIDYNLWTSWVVLFFLDDFTFYWGHRIAHTVSFYWASHVVHHSSEKFNFSTAVRKTWTYDVTGHFLFWIWLPLIGFHPLQIFAIKTLNFIYQYWIHTEKIDKLPKWFEFFFNTPSHHRVHHGSDLKYLDKNHAGVLIIWDRMFGTFQPEEERPNYGLTSNIKTYNLFDVEFHEWKNMLHRAWNSNNLKNGFKYLIMPPGWSHDKRTLTTKELRQKTKES; from the coding sequence ATGGAACTCATAAATCAAATCAATACTTTTGCCTATCCTATAGCTATTCCCTTCTTTATCATTTTAATAAATATTGAAGTTTATTTGGGGTATAAGGACAAAAAACAAACTCATGAAAAGAAAGATTCTTATACCAGTATTGCTACAGGACTTGTTTTTTTCGGAATTAATTTACTTACAAAATCGATAAAGCTTCTTATCTTTTTTTGGGTATATAATAACTTCCGGTTTTTTACTATTGATTACAATCTTTGGACCAGTTGGGTTGTACTTTTCTTTTTAGATGATTTTACTTTTTACTGGGGACATAGAATAGCACATACGGTTTCTTTTTATTGGGCAAGTCATGTGGTACACCACTCTTCTGAAAAATTTAACTTTTCAACTGCAGTAAGAAAAACATGGACATATGATGTTACTGGACATTTTTTGTTCTGGATTTGGCTTCCCTTAATAGGTTTTCATCCTTTACAAATATTTGCGATAAAAACTTTAAATTTTATTTACCAATACTGGATTCACACAGAGAAAATAGACAAACTTCCTAAGTGGTTTGAATTCTTTTTTAACACCCCTTCTCATCATAGGGTACATCACGGTTCAGATTTAAAATATCTTGATAAAAATCATGCTGGTGTATTAATTATTTGGGATCGTATGTTTGGTACATTTCAACCTGAAGAAGAAAGACCTAACTACGGGCTAACATCCAATATTAAAACATATAATTTATTCGATGTAGAATTTCACGAATGGAAAAACATGTTACACCGTGCATGGAATAGTAATAACTTAAAGAACGGTTTTAAATACTTAATAATGCCTCCTGGATGGAGCCATGACAAGCGTACGCTAACCACTAAAGAGTTACGACAGAAAACAAAAGAAAGTTAA
- a CDS encoding NifU family protein — MTETQKNVEKALEEIRPFLVSDGGNIKLISIEEATVKVQLEGACSGCSVNQMTLKNGVEATIKKYAPEIEEVINVA; from the coding sequence ATGACAGAAACACAAAAGAATGTAGAAAAAGCTTTAGAAGAGATTCGTCCATTTTTAGTAAGTGATGGAGGAAATATAAAGTTAATCTCTATTGAAGAGGCAACTGTAAAAGTACAGTTAGAAGGAGCTTGTAGTGGTTGTTCTGTAAATCAAATGACCTTAAAGAATGGTGTGGAAGCAACCATTAAAAAATATGCTCCCGAAATTGAAGAGGTAATAAATGTAGCGTAA
- the upp gene encoding uracil phosphoribosyltransferase, with translation MHIHHIGKENSILNKFLAEIRSVDIQKDSMRFRRNIERIGEVLGYELSKGLSFSSKEIKTPLGVKNIDVITNDVVLCSILRAGLPLHNGLLNYFDDAENAFISAYRHHPNNDAEFEIVVEYFASPSIEGKTLLLADPMLATGQSLVAVYEAILKYGTPKEIHVAAVIGSSEGVDLIKKHFPDNTHLWIADIDADLNEKGYIIPGLGDAGDLAFGTKM, from the coding sequence ATGCATATTCATCATATTGGTAAAGAAAATTCAATTTTAAATAAGTTTTTGGCAGAAATACGATCAGTAGATATCCAAAAGGATTCGATGAGATTTCGAAGAAATATCGAAAGAATTGGTGAGGTTCTTGGATATGAACTTAGTAAAGGATTGTCTTTTTCTTCGAAAGAAATAAAAACTCCATTAGGAGTAAAAAATATTGATGTTATTACCAATGATGTAGTATTATGTTCGATTTTACGAGCAGGTCTTCCTTTGCATAATGGATTGTTAAATTATTTTGATGATGCTGAAAATGCCTTTATCTCTGCGTACCGTCATCACCCAAACAATGATGCAGAATTTGAAATTGTTGTAGAATATTTTGCTTCTCCGTCAATAGAAGGAAAAACACTATTGTTGGCAGATCCAATGTTAGCAACTGGGCAATCATTAGTTGCCGTATATGAAGCAATTTTAAAATACGGAACCCCGAAAGAAATTCATGTTGCAGCAGTAATTGGTTCTTCTGAAGGTGTAGATCTTATCAAAAAACATTTTCCTGATAATACGCACTTATGGATTGCTGATATTGATGCAGATCTTAACGAAAAAGGATATATTATTCCAGGATTAGGTGATGCTGGAGACTTAGCTTTTGGAACAAAGATGTAA
- a CDS encoding sterol desaturase family protein, whose protein sequence is MTIADYIQQLSEDKLLYFALPIFFISMLVEYQFAKEKYYGKDTSVSLLMMVFSAIVEFIPKVLAFVAFFYLYELSPLKDIVGRQWWAWILLLLADDFAYYWFHRLNHEVRLFWAGHVPHHSSVHMNLGTALRQGVGERVHKFFFWMWIPLLGFDPLMMFTMMGVSLIYQFFVHTELVDKLPKPIELIFNTPSHHRVHHASNIRYLDCNHAGILIIWDRMFGTFSEELKEIDQPVYGLTVNIETYNPVKVATHEYTAIWKDVKRADTWRDKLNYIFNSPGWSHDGEDKRAKVLRRQLKEQETH, encoded by the coding sequence TTGACTATAGCAGATTATATACAACAACTTTCAGAAGACAAATTATTATACTTTGCCTTACCTATATTTTTTATTTCTATGCTGGTTGAATATCAGTTTGCAAAAGAGAAGTATTATGGTAAAGATACTAGTGTTTCTTTGTTGATGATGGTGTTTTCTGCAATTGTTGAATTTATACCTAAAGTATTAGCCTTCGTTGCCTTTTTCTATTTGTATGAATTAAGTCCTTTAAAAGATATCGTAGGACGTCAGTGGTGGGCTTGGATTCTATTGTTATTAGCAGATGATTTTGCCTATTATTGGTTTCATAGATTGAATCATGAAGTACGTCTATTTTGGGCAGGTCATGTGCCACATCACTCTTCGGTACATATGAATTTAGGAACGGCCTTAAGACAAGGAGTTGGAGAACGTGTTCATAAATTTTTCTTTTGGATGTGGATACCGTTACTAGGCTTTGATCCATTAATGATGTTTACGATGATGGGCGTGAGTTTAATTTATCAATTTTTTGTGCATACAGAATTGGTAGATAAGCTACCAAAACCGATAGAGCTTATTTTTAATACTCCTTCACATCATAGAGTGCATCATGCATCGAATATTCGTTATTTAGATTGTAACCATGCTGGAATTTTAATTATTTGGGATCGTATGTTTGGTACTTTTTCAGAAGAGTTAAAAGAAATTGATCAACCAGTATATGGATTAACTGTAAACATAGAAACTTACAACCCAGTTAAAGTAGCAACCCATGAATATACAGCCATTTGGAAAGATGTAAAGCGTGCAGATACGTGGAGGGATAAATTAAATTACATTTTTAATTCACCAGGATGGAGTCATGATGGAGAAGACAAAAGAGCGAAAGTGTTGAGAAGGCAATTAAAAGAGCAAGAAACTCATTAG
- a CDS encoding DUF3575 domain-containing protein — translation MKKLVIATLLLVSSLAKAQQEVKVDLLDALAIKTLELSYEHYTSNQSSVGVSALFNFEKSSADFRYNEEVMVTPYFRHYFTDNRNWNYFGEVFLGINSGERNIDGAVQKYTDGALGIAIGSKYVSDGGFVVDIHGGLGRNMFSDISRSIVPRVGINIGYRF, via the coding sequence ATGAAAAAATTAGTAATAGCAACATTGTTATTGGTAAGTTCACTTGCAAAAGCACAGCAAGAGGTAAAAGTAGACTTATTGGATGCTTTGGCTATAAAAACATTAGAGTTGTCTTATGAGCATTATACAAGTAACCAATCATCAGTAGGGGTATCTGCTTTATTCAATTTTGAAAAATCTAGTGCAGATTTTAGGTATAATGAAGAAGTAATGGTAACTCCTTATTTCCGTCATTATTTTACAGATAATAGAAATTGGAATTACTTTGGAGAGGTTTTCTTAGGGATAAATTCAGGAGAGAGAAATATTGATGGAGCTGTTCAAAAATACACAGATGGAGCTTTGGGTATTGCAATAGGATCAAAGTATGTTTCTGATGGAGGATTTGTTGTTGATATTCATGGAGGTTTAGGACGTAATATGTTTAGTGATATCTCGAGAAGTATTGTTCCTAGAGTTGGAATTAATATTGGTTATAGATTTTAA
- a CDS encoding DUF6427 family protein, with the protein MLANFFGKSKPINFLVIFGLFLCYFVVIAFSKELTIETFKELAWFLIIFSVFNFIIAKNQLTFDNSYAYLFYVILIGFFAEVIQLNYLLYANVTVLLFLRKVYSLQSSKNILHKLFDGGLWLGVSFLIEPYTILFILLLYISTFLHQRFTYQTLFTPVLGFFAPVFLYFTYCLWYDKTEDFTNLFLWYSEYDFQFYFSNKYLIPMLFIGFCTFFTLVLKTPKTLAVKNLFRRNWIIVLFHLLLAGIIIILINERNVSELLFAFFPTAIILANGLELVKKKLLAEIILVAFLLLSFMHFFF; encoded by the coding sequence ATGTTAGCCAATTTTTTCGGAAAATCTAAGCCTATTAATTTTTTAGTGATTTTTGGGTTGTTCCTATGCTATTTTGTAGTGATAGCGTTTTCTAAAGAGTTGACTATAGAAACCTTTAAAGAACTTGCTTGGTTTTTAATCATTTTTTCTGTTTTCAATTTTATTATTGCGAAAAACCAACTTACGTTCGATAACTCCTATGCATACTTGTTTTATGTTATCCTGATTGGCTTTTTTGCGGAGGTAATACAACTTAATTATTTACTATATGCCAACGTTACTGTACTACTTTTTTTAAGAAAAGTATATAGTTTACAATCTTCAAAGAATATACTTCATAAACTATTTGATGGTGGGCTATGGTTAGGTGTTTCTTTTCTTATCGAACCATACACAATACTATTCATTCTTTTATTATATATATCAACTTTTTTACACCAACGTTTTACCTACCAAACACTTTTCACCCCTGTATTGGGTTTTTTTGCTCCAGTATTTTTGTATTTTACATATTGTTTGTGGTACGATAAAACTGAAGATTTTACCAATTTATTTTTATGGTATAGCGAATATGATTTTCAATTTTACTTTTCAAATAAATATTTAATTCCAATGCTTTTTATTGGGTTCTGTACCTTTTTTACACTGGTATTAAAAACACCTAAAACCCTTGCTGTTAAAAATTTATTTAGAAGAAACTGGATAATCGTTTTATTTCATCTTTTGCTAGCAGGAATCATTATTATTTTAATCAATGAAAGAAATGTAAGCGAACTTCTTTTTGCTTTTTTTCCAACAGCAATCATTTTAGCCAATGGTCTTGAATTAGTAAAGAAAAAATTGCTAGCAGAAATTATTTTAGTTGCTTTCTTACTACTTTCTTTTATGCACTTCTTTTTCTAA
- a CDS encoding DUF6341 family protein, translated as MIAGNIFRWIGSLFTDILFIPFDALRLSLAKSDGGWWTSNAINWVFLVILLVLFAYWMKESVTFMKEGTEDRA; from the coding sequence ATGATAGCAGGCAATATTTTTAGATGGATTGGTAGTTTATTCACTGATATTTTATTCATACCATTTGACGCATTACGTTTATCTCTAGCTAAATCAGATGGTGGATGGTGGACATCTAACGCTATAAACTGGGTGTTTTTAGTAATCCTTTTAGTGTTATTCGCTTATTGGATGAAAGAATCAGTTACGTTTATGAAGGAAGGAACAGAAGATAGAGCATAA
- a CDS encoding NAD(P)/FAD-dependent oxidoreductase, which translates to MIKTDILIIGAGPTGLFTVFEAGLLKLRCHLIDALPQPGGQCSEIYPKKPIYDIPAYPEILAGDLTDKLLEQIKQFEPTFTLGERADTIEKQEDGTFIVTTNKGTKHQAPVVAIAGGLGSFEPRKPPIPNIADFEDNGVEYMIKEPEIYRGKDVVIAGGGDSALDWSIFLTNVAKSVTLVHRRNEFRGHLDSVEQVQKLKDEGKINLITPAEIKGIIGEDKVSGVEIHKKDEEPFVLNCDHFIPLFGLAPKLGPIANWGLEIEKNAIKVNNALDYQTNIEGIYAIGDVNTYPGKLKLILCGFHEATLMCQSAYKRIHPDKKYVMKYTTVGGVTGFDGTKKEAPKAVVKAIN; encoded by the coding sequence ATGATAAAAACAGATATACTTATTATTGGAGCGGGTCCAACAGGGCTATTCACAGTTTTTGAAGCTGGCTTGTTAAAATTACGTTGTCATTTAATTGATGCACTACCACAACCAGGAGGACAATGTTCGGAGATTTATCCTAAAAAACCAATTTATGATATCCCGGCTTATCCTGAGATTTTGGCTGGTGATTTGACTGATAAGTTACTAGAGCAAATCAAACAATTTGAACCAACATTTACTTTAGGAGAACGCGCTGATACAATCGAAAAGCAAGAGGATGGTACTTTTATTGTAACCACCAATAAAGGAACAAAACACCAAGCACCAGTAGTTGCTATTGCTGGAGGATTAGGTAGTTTTGAACCTCGAAAGCCACCTATTCCGAATATTGCAGACTTTGAGGATAACGGGGTAGAGTATATGATTAAAGAACCAGAAATTTACAGAGGAAAAGATGTAGTAATTGCTGGTGGTGGAGACTCTGCATTAGACTGGTCTATCTTCTTAACAAATGTTGCTAAATCAGTAACTTTAGTACATAGACGTAACGAATTTAGAGGTCATTTAGATTCTGTAGAACAAGTACAAAAGCTGAAAGACGAAGGAAAGATAAACTTAATTACTCCTGCAGAAATTAAAGGAATTATAGGTGAAGATAAAGTAAGTGGTGTTGAAATTCATAAGAAAGATGAAGAACCATTTGTATTGAATTGTGATCACTTTATTCCATTATTTGGTTTAGCTCCTAAATTAGGTCCTATTGCCAATTGGGGATTAGAGATAGAGAAGAATGCTATTAAAGTAAATAATGCTTTAGATTACCAAACCAATATAGAAGGTATTTATGCAATTGGAGATGTAAATACATATCCAGGGAAGTTAAAGCTTATTTTATGTGGATTCCACGAAGCAACGTTGATGTGCCAAAGTGCTTATAAACGTATTCACCCAGATAAGAAATATGTAATGAAATATACAACCGTGGGTGGAGTTACTGGTTTTGACGGAACGAAGAAAGAAGCTCCAAAAGCAGTTGTAAAAGCAATAAATTAA